Proteins co-encoded in one Papaver somniferum cultivar HN1 chromosome 5, ASM357369v1, whole genome shotgun sequence genomic window:
- the LOC113281677 gene encoding probable apyrase 6 isoform X1 has product MRRLNAHSPSSSLDPKPEKMDSVKSRSINNLRNWKKIRDNLSIFVAFSVIFSVLGYLLLVFVRGGGGGENLKKKFTIVIDGGSTGTRIHVFGYNIDNGGKPVIEFGKEELGSARVAPGLSTFEMDPESAGKSLKSLLKFGKEKIPKEYWEETEIRLMATAGLRSLEKGVSEGILESCRRVLRFSGFKFQDDWASVITGSDEGMYAWVAANYALGTLGGDPQHTTGIIELGGASAQVTFVSSEPLSPEFTSQVKIGELTYNLYSHSLLHFGQNVAHNTLMELLFSRLKFSRGTLQDEMFFDPCTPRGFLNSWEESLHYSPVALSEKNKDFSSLRARGNFSECRSAALMLLRKGKDKCKYKLCNIGSTFIPKLQGKFLATENFFHTSKFFGLPPRAFLSNLALAGEQFCNEDLSTLKYKYPTLDREDFQRYCFSSAYIIALLHDSLGVALDDERVEYAQQVGDIPLDWALGAFILESLGGRHDWIGIFIGSDTSALFSFFVFSIILIFTAWSVTKWRKPQLKTIYDLEKGRYIVTRVGR; this is encoded by the exons ATGCGAAGATTGAATGCCCATTCACCTTCATCATCACTTGATCCAAAACCAGAAAAAATGGATTCGGTAAAATCTCGATCTATTAACAATTTACGAAATTGGAAAAAAATCAGAGACAATCTCTCAATTTTCGTTGCGTTTTCAGTAATTTTTTCAGTTTTAGgttatttattattagtttttgtaagaggtggtggtggtggggagaatttgaagaagaaatttacgATTGTGATTGATGGTGGAAGTACAGGAACTAGAATTCATGTGTTTGGGTATAATATTGATAATGGAGGTAAACCAGTTATTGAATTTGGCAAAGAAGAATTAGGTTCCGCGAGAGTTGCACCAGGTTTGTCTACTTTTGAAATGGATCCTGAAAGTGCTGGTAAGagtttgaagagtttgttgaaattCGGGAAGGAGAAAATTCCTAAAGAGTACTGGGAAGAGACAGAGATTAGGTTGATGGCTACTGCTGGTTTGAGGAGTCTTGAAAAGGGAGTCTCTGAGGGAATTTTGGAGTCCTGTAGAAGGGTTTTGAGATTTTCTGGTTTTAAGTTTCAGGATGATTGGGCTTCTGTTATTACTG GTTCCGACGAAGGTATGTATGCTTGGGTTGCGGCAAATTATGCACTTGGTACACTTGGAGGTGATCCTCAGCATACAACTGGGATAATTGAACTTGGCGGGGCATCTGCTcag GTGACATTTGTTTCAAGTGAACCGCTCAGCCCTGAGTTTACAAGCCAAGTTAAAATTGGGGAGTTAACGTATAATCTTTATAGCCACAGCTTGCTTCACTTTGGTCAG AATGTTGCCCATAATACGTTAATGGAGTTGCTTTTTTCTAGATTGAAATTCT CCAGGGGAACCCTTCAAGATGAAATGTTTTTCGACCCTTGCACCCCTAGAGGGTTTTTAAACAGCTGGGAGGAGTCATTACACTATTCTCCTGTTGCTTTGAGTGAAAAGAACAAAGACTTTAGCAGTCTTCGTGCTAGGGGTAACTTTTCAGAGTGTAGATCTGCAGCACTGATGCTGTTACGGAAAGGAAAAG ATAAATGCAAGTACAAGCTCTGCAACATAGGATCAACTTTCATCCCAAAACTGCAGGGGAAGTTCTTAGCCACAGAAAATTTCTTTCATACATCAAAG TTCTTTGGGTTACCTCCAAGAGCTTTTCTATCAAATCTGGCACTAGCTGGAGAACAGTTTTGTAATGAAGATCTGTCAACGCTGAAATATAAATACCCCACTCTGGACAGggaagatttccaacgatattgCTTCTCTTCAGCATATATCATAGCCCTTCTTCACGACAGTCTTGGGGTCGCTTTGGATGATGAAAG GGTTGAATATGCACAGCAAGTTGGAGACATCCCACTTGACTGGGCATTGGGAGCTTTCATCTTAGAAAGCTTAGGTGGCCGACATGATTGGATCGGGATTTTCATCGGCAGTGACACATCAGCCCTGTTCTCATTCTTTGTTttctcaatcatattgatattCACTGCATGGTCAGTAACAAAATGGCGTAAACCACAATTGAAGACAATTTACGATCTTGAGAAAGGGCGTTACATTGTTACACGCGTTGGTAGATGA
- the LOC113281677 gene encoding probable apyrase 6 isoform X2: MRRLNAHSPSSSLDPKPEKMDSVKSRSINNLRNWKKIRDNLSIFVAFSVIFSVLGYLLLVFVRGGGGGENLKKKFTIVIDGGSTGTRIHVFGYNIDNGGKPVIEFGKEELGSARVAPGLSTFEMDPESAGKSLKSLLKFGKEKIPKEYWEETEIRLMATAGLRSLEKGVSEGILESCRRVLRFSGFKFQDDWASVITGSDEGMYAWVAANYALGTLGGDPQHTTGIIELGGASAQVTFVSSEPLSPEFTSQVKIGELTYNLYSHSLLHFGQNVAHNTLMELLFSRLKFSRGTLQDEMFFDPCTPRGFLNSWEESLHYSPVALSEKNKDFSSLRARGNFSECRSAALMLLRKGKDKCKYKLCNIGSTFIPKLQGKFLATENFFHTSKVLVLWVTSKSFSIKSGTSWRTVL; the protein is encoded by the exons ATGCGAAGATTGAATGCCCATTCACCTTCATCATCACTTGATCCAAAACCAGAAAAAATGGATTCGGTAAAATCTCGATCTATTAACAATTTACGAAATTGGAAAAAAATCAGAGACAATCTCTCAATTTTCGTTGCGTTTTCAGTAATTTTTTCAGTTTTAGgttatttattattagtttttgtaagaggtggtggtggtggggagaatttgaagaagaaatttacgATTGTGATTGATGGTGGAAGTACAGGAACTAGAATTCATGTGTTTGGGTATAATATTGATAATGGAGGTAAACCAGTTATTGAATTTGGCAAAGAAGAATTAGGTTCCGCGAGAGTTGCACCAGGTTTGTCTACTTTTGAAATGGATCCTGAAAGTGCTGGTAAGagtttgaagagtttgttgaaattCGGGAAGGAGAAAATTCCTAAAGAGTACTGGGAAGAGACAGAGATTAGGTTGATGGCTACTGCTGGTTTGAGGAGTCTTGAAAAGGGAGTCTCTGAGGGAATTTTGGAGTCCTGTAGAAGGGTTTTGAGATTTTCTGGTTTTAAGTTTCAGGATGATTGGGCTTCTGTTATTACTG GTTCCGACGAAGGTATGTATGCTTGGGTTGCGGCAAATTATGCACTTGGTACACTTGGAGGTGATCCTCAGCATACAACTGGGATAATTGAACTTGGCGGGGCATCTGCTcag GTGACATTTGTTTCAAGTGAACCGCTCAGCCCTGAGTTTACAAGCCAAGTTAAAATTGGGGAGTTAACGTATAATCTTTATAGCCACAGCTTGCTTCACTTTGGTCAG AATGTTGCCCATAATACGTTAATGGAGTTGCTTTTTTCTAGATTGAAATTCT CCAGGGGAACCCTTCAAGATGAAATGTTTTTCGACCCTTGCACCCCTAGAGGGTTTTTAAACAGCTGGGAGGAGTCATTACACTATTCTCCTGTTGCTTTGAGTGAAAAGAACAAAGACTTTAGCAGTCTTCGTGCTAGGGGTAACTTTTCAGAGTGTAGATCTGCAGCACTGATGCTGTTACGGAAAGGAAAAG ATAAATGCAAGTACAAGCTCTGCAACATAGGATCAACTTTCATCCCAAAACTGCAGGGGAAGTTCTTAGCCACAGAAAATTTCTTTCATACATCAAAGGTGCTCG TTCTTTGGGTTACCTCCAAGAGCTTTTCTATCAAATCTGGCACTAGCTGGAGAACAGTTTTGTAA
- the LOC113281678 gene encoding amino acid transporter AVT1I-like, which produces MKGEMEAKGVNMAIPSSLTTPLVLSHGGEYEDQIKKCAELQNNHLHHTKLKEGTSSFFKTCFNGINALSGVGILSVPCALASGGWLSLILLFVVASATFYTGLLMRRCLDVNPQIRTYPDTGEYAFGKKGRMIVSIFMYLELYLVATGFLILEGDNLSNLFPNMGFELGGISINGRQGFVIIVALIILPSMWLTDLSKVSYVSASGVLACVVIICSVLWVGVIGETGFHEKGKLLNFNGIPTGLSLYAFCYCAHPVFPTLYNSMRDKRQFSKVLLLCFVLVTLGLAFMAVLGYLMSGENVKSQVTLNLPPREIASKIAIYTTLVSPITKYALTVTPIVSAIENSLMFYHNESKAVSIVVRTLFLISSVIIALTVPFFEYLMSLVGAFLSATASIILPSLCYLKITGAYRRFGCELVIILGIVLMGIFVVIIGTYTALQQIISQLFM; this is translated from the exons ATGAAAGGAGAAATGGAAGCTAAAGGTGTAAATATGGCAATCCCGTCATCACTTACAACTCCATTAGTGTTAAGTCATGGGGGTGAATATGAGGATCAGATTAAGAAGTGTGCAGAGCTGCAGAATAACCATCTTCATCACACAAAGTTGAAGGAAGGAACTTCTTCCTTCTTTAAAACTTGTTTCAATGGAATCAATGCTCTATCAG GAGTGGGAATTCTATCAGTACCATGTGCATTAGCATCAGGAGGATGGTTAAGTTTGATACTCCTTTTCGTAGTTGCATCAGCAACATTCTACACAGGCTTACTAATGCGACGATGCTTGGATGTAAATCCACAGATAAGAACATATCCTGATACCGGCGAGTATGCTTTTGGAAAGAAAGGAAGAATGATAGTATCTATTTTCATGTATTTGGAACTCTACTTAGTTGCAACGGGATTTTTGATATTAGAAGGTGACAATTTAAGTAATCtatttccaaacatgggtttcgAATTAGGTGGGATTAGTATCAACGGGCGACAAGGATTTGTTATAATTGTTGCTCTTATAATCCTGCCTTCAATGTGGTTAACTGATCTGAGCAAGGTGTCATATGTATCTGCAAGCGGGGTCTTAGCTTGTGTTGTCATCATTTGTTCAGTTTTATGGGTCGGGGTCATCGGTGAAACCGGATTTCATGAAAAGGGAAAGCTTCTGAATTTTAATGGTATTCCTACTGGCCTTAGTTTATATGCGTTTTGTTATTGTGCTCATCCTGTATTTCCTACACTATACAACTCAATGCGAGATAAAAGACAGTTCTCTAAG GTCTTGCTTCTCTGCTTTGTCCTGGTAACTCTTGGTTTGGCATTTATGGCAGTTTTGGGGTACTTGATGTCTGGTGAAAATGTGAAGTCTCAAGTAACTCTAAATCTACCACCACGAGAAATTGCGTCAAAAATAGCAATCTACACAACTCTAGTCAGTCCTATAACGAAATATGCGTTAACAGTAACACCAATTGTATCCGcaattgaaaattctttgatGTTTTATCACAATGAGAGTAAGGCTGTTAGTATTGTGGTTAGAACCTTATTCTTGATTAGTTCGGTTATAATTGCTTTGACTGTTCCTTTTTTCGAGTACTTGATGTCTCTTGTTGGAGCATTTTTAAGTGCAACGGCTTCGATCATATTGCCGTCGCTGTGTTACTTGAAGATAACGGGAGCTTATCGAAGATTTGGCTGTGAATTGGTGATTATCTTGGGGATTGTTTTGATGGGTATTTTTGTTGTAATTATAGGTACTTATACTGCTTTGCAGCAAATTATTAGCCAATTGTTTATGTAA